The genomic interval AAAATCTTAGCTCTCCTGATAAGACTGATTCCGATCAAAACATCGAATTTACCCAACGATAGCGTTCTTTCCTTTTCAGGGAAATAACGTTAAGCCGTCTTGCAGTTTTAAAGCGCATTTAGTCTATTTTATACAGAACAATATATAAACCTCGAATTACAAAATCATAGCTTTGAAATGAGTTTATTAGTATTAGAATAATCGTCGATAAACATTGCTCTGTGGTTACTAATCGGAGATTTTATGGGTGTAGTAGTATACCCTATTATCTTAGATTTAGCGGTATAATGAGTCACGCGCTCTAACAGCTTTAGGGCTAAATTCTGTATATTACCTTCATAAATTCCTTTATTCGGATCAAATAACTCAAATACACCATGACCCGTTTTTTTAATTCCAAGCATATGAGTGGGATATGATGATTGTGGCGTAGGAGCCGCAACCTTTTCAGCCCCTATTTTTAATACAACACCCTGATTAAGCTCGAGCATCTTCAGTAACGTTATTAAATTGTTCCTATCAACGGAGCAATAAAATTGTCTTGGCTCTATACCTGGTAATTCATAGGTATTGTACTCTGGGCTCTCAGATCCGTACTCACGATACGCTTCGCCATTGAGTTGAAAACTAAGTCGACGAACAATCGGTAAAACCACCTTTAAATTATTTTCCTTAAGCGCTGATCGAGTATTATCGTCTCTTAAAAATGCCAAAACAAGTGCGTGACATTCACCAGCGTCATCAAGCCCTCTATTGCCTTGTTGTTTGGCAAACTCCAATAGATCATACTGGCGAAAGGGATAAATAGTTAACGGGTGAGCAAATAAAGCTTGTGATTGATTTTTGATAGAGAACATGGCGTCAATTTATTTTCAAATTGAATTATTATAATGCATTGAGAATCATTAGCACAATTAAAAACAGGGACGCATGGTTTAAAATTATTTTTTACTGAATATTTAATTGCTGTTTACAACGTCTCATGAACAGTGGTGCAACCGTGTCTTGAGGGAAAATAGCAACACAGCGCAGAAAATGGGACAGGGCATCTTGCCATTGATTGTTTGTATAAGCTGCAAATCCTTGAGCAAATTCGACTTGATATGCTTTTAAATCAAATGGAATAAGCGTTAAATCATCTCCCAATAATTCATAAATAGAAATAGCACCAGTTCGTCCTTTTACCACCACACGATCTATCATTCGCAAAACAAATCTGTCTTTGATTTCTTCATAAACAATGTGACTTACAATAATATGGGTTTGATACACTTTGTTGATGCCCTCAAGACGGCTACTAATATTTATTGTATCTCCCACTGCAGTATAGTTTAACCGTTCTAAAGAACCTAAATTTCCTACAATAGCCTCACCCTTATGAATGCCAATGCGAGTAACAAATTTAGGCTTACCTTGTTGCCCCCATTTAGCATTCAATTCTGCAATTTTTGCTTGGCATTGTAGGGCCGCTTGAGCAGCATGCTCACAAGGTGCTTCCTCAGGAAAAGGAGCCCCCCAGAATGCCATAATTGAGTCACCAATATATTTATCAATCGTACCTTTTTGCGAAAGAATCACTTGAGTTAATACTTCAAAATATTCACATACTTGTTCCATCAATTCTGTTGGATCCATTTTTTCCGCAATGGAAGTAAAGTTTTCTATATCTGAAAACAATACGACTAATTGTTTCCTAACTCCACCTATACGAATATCTTCACCCGATTCAATTAATTGCCGTACTAATAATTTCGGTACATAGCGCTGAAATTGTCGTAGTCCGCGCTTCATAGAGATGATAGCATTACGCAGAACAACGACTTCTTTCATGCGTGAAGGTAAGTCAATAGAACCCTCTAGTTCAAATCGACGAATTTTTTCTGTTTCACTCACCAGATAGTTAATCGGTTTAACAACTCGTGTACTTAAACCCGACACAATGACAATACTTAACAGTAACGCGATGATGCTAATTAATAAAGTTACAAAATTAATGTGTTGCAAAAAACCTACAAAATCGCTCTTAGGTGCAATGATACCAATAATCCAACCTTGTTCCGCAAACCTAAAAATGGGTTCGTAATTAATGAGATACGTATCGTTTTTGTAGATTAAATTAAATTGTTTCAGGTGCGTCTTATTATAAAAACTCAGGGATTTATCAATTAATGGTCGAGAAACAACTGGCGAAGACTGTTTAACAAGTGACTGCATCGGGTAAGCGATAAAATGCCCTGTCTTTGTAATGATGAATGCATAGCCATGCGTACTTACTTTTTGATGGGTAATAAACTGTGTTAGATATGCTAGACTCATATCCAAACCAAATACACCTATTAATTTTCCATCTTTATTATAGGCTGGTGTCGCAACTGAAATACCCTTCTCATGAGCATAATAATACTTCTTATCAGGATAATAAGTATAAATATCAGTCCATATCGATTCGCGCCACTGTTTCGCTTTCAAATACCAAGGTCTTGTACGTGGATCATAGGAGGTAGGCGCTAAAGTTTCTTGTTTCACAATATGACCTTGTATATCCCGATATATTATTGTATGTAACATTGGTTGATGATCTCGAAGAACAAGTTCAGTGCTAATAGTTCCATCAGGATGTCGTTGCGAATAAATAAAATCACCCTGTTCATTCCCCCAATAAGCACTTGGTACTAACTTAGTTATGCTAACAATATAATAAATATAAGGAACAAGTTGTTTGATATCATTTTTTAACACACCACCTTCAATAAGCTTCGCAGAAAATCGTCCTGCATGCTCTACAGGTCTGACTTCTACATCTACTTCACGGGACACAACTTTTGCAATCTTCTGCATCAAGGAAAAAGAGGTATAAGTCAACTCATCTGAAAATGCAATGGAACGCACTACTGCAATGACAATAGTGGTTGTGACAAATAACACGATGAAAATAAAAAGAATACTAAATCGAAGGCTAAAAAGGATGTGCTTATTTTTTTTAAGAAAAAATTTAATCATACCATTCCTTTGTGCGTTCATGTATAACTATAGAACAACGCTGTTTATTGAACAAGTTAGGGGCTTAGGAGTAAAATCGCCAGTTTGGGAAAAAAGCGCCAGGTGATATGTTTAGAAGATTGGCCAATCCTGAAATCACTGCTATTTTATCTGATAAACTACAAAACTATAATCAAAAAAAGAACTGATGAAAAAACTGGATACTTATCAAAACCTTTGCACTGAAGTGTACGACTTAAGTAAACCCAATGCACCTCAAGATGAATATGAATTCTACCGCAGTTATGTTATTGACGCTCAAGGGCCAATTTTAGAGCCCATGTGTGGTACGGGTCGCTTTTTATTACCTTTAA from Legionella sainthelensi carries:
- a CDS encoding adenylate/guanylate cyclase domain-containing protein, with translation MIKFFLKKNKHILFSLRFSILFIFIVLFVTTTIVIAVVRSIAFSDELTYTSFSLMQKIAKVVSREVDVEVRPVEHAGRFSAKLIEGGVLKNDIKQLVPYIYYIVSITKLVPSAYWGNEQGDFIYSQRHPDGTISTELVLRDHQPMLHTIIYRDIQGHIVKQETLAPTSYDPRTRPWYLKAKQWRESIWTDIYTYYPDKKYYYAHEKGISVATPAYNKDGKLIGVFGLDMSLAYLTQFITHQKVSTHGYAFIITKTGHFIAYPMQSLVKQSSPVVSRPLIDKSLSFYNKTHLKQFNLIYKNDTYLINYEPIFRFAEQGWIIGIIAPKSDFVGFLQHINFVTLLISIIALLLSIVIVSGLSTRVVKPINYLVSETEKIRRFELEGSIDLPSRMKEVVVLRNAIISMKRGLRQFQRYVPKLLVRQLIESGEDIRIGGVRKQLVVLFSDIENFTSIAEKMDPTELMEQVCEYFEVLTQVILSQKGTIDKYIGDSIMAFWGAPFPEEAPCEHAAQAALQCQAKIAELNAKWGQQGKPKFVTRIGIHKGEAIVGNLGSLERLNYTAVGDTINISSRLEGINKVYQTHIIVSHIVYEEIKDRFVLRMIDRVVVKGRTGAISIYELLGDDLTLIPFDLKAYQVEFAQGFAAYTNNQWQDALSHFLRCVAIFPQDTVAPLFMRRCKQQLNIQ